A region of Mesorhizobium sp. AR02 DNA encodes the following proteins:
- a CDS encoding ABC transporter ATP-binding protein, with protein MADVNLRQVKKSYGNLNILHGIDLDIKSGEFIVFVGPSGCGKSTLLRSIAGLEEITSGELKIDGEVVNDVPPSKRGIAMVFQSYALYPHMTVYDNMAFSMKIGKENKAEIDRRVKQAAEILQLTKYLDRLPKAMSGGQRQRVAIGRAIVRNPKVFLFDEPLSNLDAALRVATRIEIAKLKESMPATTMIYVTHDQVEAMTLADRIVVLKDGHIEQVGTPMDLYKKPGNLFVAQFIGSPAMNILPATIDKTGNPTVVSHVGGRKATVPITTPASAKGAAVSFGVRPEDLMVATGADYLFEGTVDYVEQLGEVQLVYVDIGRADLPLVTKLPGNVEVKRGSTLRLSANGEDLHIFDADGHSFALRKPEAKAA; from the coding sequence ATGGCCGATGTCAATTTGAGGCAAGTGAAGAAGTCCTACGGCAATCTCAACATTCTCCACGGCATCGACCTCGATATCAAATCGGGCGAGTTCATCGTCTTCGTCGGTCCGTCGGGCTGTGGCAAGTCAACCTTGCTGCGCTCCATCGCCGGGCTCGAGGAAATCACGTCGGGTGAGCTCAAGATCGATGGCGAGGTGGTCAATGACGTGCCGCCGTCCAAGCGCGGCATCGCCATGGTGTTCCAATCCTATGCGCTCTATCCGCATATGACGGTCTACGACAACATGGCGTTCTCGATGAAGATCGGCAAGGAAAACAAGGCCGAGATCGACCGGCGTGTGAAGCAGGCCGCCGAAATCCTGCAGCTGACCAAATATCTCGACCGGCTGCCCAAGGCGATGTCGGGCGGGCAGCGCCAGCGCGTCGCCATCGGCCGCGCCATCGTGCGCAATCCGAAAGTGTTCCTGTTCGACGAGCCGCTGTCGAACCTTGACGCCGCACTGCGCGTCGCCACGCGTATCGAGATCGCCAAGCTCAAGGAATCGATGCCCGCCACGACCATGATCTACGTCACCCATGACCAGGTCGAGGCGATGACGCTCGCCGACCGCATCGTGGTGTTGAAGGACGGCCATATCGAGCAGGTCGGTACGCCTATGGATCTCTACAAGAAGCCCGGCAATCTGTTCGTCGCCCAGTTCATCGGCTCGCCGGCCATGAACATCCTGCCGGCGACGATCGACAAGACCGGCAACCCGACCGTCGTCAGCCATGTCGGCGGCCGTAAGGCTACGGTGCCGATTACGACGCCTGCTTCGGCGAAGGGTGCGGCGGTAAGCTTCGGGGTGCGGCCGGAAGACCTCATGGTCGCAACCGGCGCGGATTATCTGTTCGAGGGAACGGTCGATTATGTCGAGCAGCTCGGCGAGGTTCAGCTGGTCTATGTCGACATCGGCCGCGCCGACCTGCCGCTGGTGACAAAGCTGCCGGGCAATGTCGAGGTCAAGCGCGGCTCGACGCTCCGGCTGAGCGCCAATGGCGAGGACCTGCATATCTTCGATGCGGACGGACATTCCTTCGCACTCCGGAAGCCGGAAGCAAAAGCGGCTTAA
- a CDS encoding DUF680 domain-containing protein — protein sequence MKKIILAAAAVLAVSGSAFAGSDNYGSNGANQPAATSVDNSRTASIRDSGSPVYKLLNSSGDVQKSIPQSSDRDRFGNH from the coding sequence ATGAAGAAGATCATCCTTGCTGCCGCCGCCGTTCTGGCTGTCTCCGGCAGCGCCTTCGCAGGCAGTGACAATTACGGCTCCAATGGCGCCAACCAGCCTGCCGCGACTTCGGTTGACAATTCGCGCACGGCTTCGATCCGTGACAGCGGCTCGCCCGTCTACAAGCTGCTCAATTCATCGGGCGACGTGCAGAAGTCGATCCCTCAGAGCAGCGACCGGGACCGCTTCGGCAACCACTAA
- a CDS encoding DUF680 domain-containing protein gives MNKFIIAAAAVLAISGSAFAGSDNYGSNGANQPAVASTDSSYTASIKKSEPAAQAPVKGADRNLFGR, from the coding sequence ATGAACAAGTTCATCATTGCTGCTGCCGCCGTCCTGGCCATCTCCGGCAGCGCCTTTGCTGGCAGCGACAACTATGGCTCCAATGGCGCCAACCAGCCCGCTGTTGCTTCGACCGACAGCTCTTACACGGCTTCGATCAAGAAGTCGGAACCGGCTGCCCAGGCGCCTGTCAAGGGTGCCGATCGTAATCTTTTCGGCCGCTAA
- a CDS encoding DUF680 domain-containing protein — protein sequence MKKIVLTAAALLAISGSAFAGSDHYGSNAPAATAAVDSSYTASTKKSEPAAQTPVQGADHNLFGNN from the coding sequence ATGAAAAAGATTGTTCTCACTGCCGCCGCCCTTCTGGCCATTTCCGGCAGCGCCTTCGCTGGTAGCGACCACTACGGTTCGAATGCCCCTGCAGCCACCGCTGCTGTCGACAGCTCGTACACCGCTTCGACCAAGAAGTCGGAACCGGCTGCTCAGACGCCTGTGCAGGGTGCTGACCACAACCTCTTCGGCAACAACTAA
- a CDS encoding aromatic ring-hydroxylating oxygenase subunit alpha, with protein sequence MDARNDMLRLLNSRREGFSLEQPFYTDPDYFKLDMELIWYRDWLFIGHDCELPKPGSFITVQIGDYPVVLVRDQQGKINAFHNSCRHRGSRVCNTDKGMAAKLVCPYHQWTYELDGRLLFARQMADGFDKTQFGLKPVACESVAGYIFICLAKEPADFAPMRAMIEPYLKPHRLSEAKIAFESTIVEKGNWKLVWENNRECYHCAGNHPELCKTFPEAPTVTGVQGADSDPEMLAHWAKCEAAGLPSKFRIDPAGQYRATRAPLLRDAVSYTMTGKRAVKKNLSDSVSADRIGTLMHYHYPTTWNHILIDHAVTFRVLPISATETAVTTKWLVHKDAVEGVDYDLAELTHVWTETNDQDRRIVEENAFGILSPAYEPGPYSELHEGGVIQFVDWYARFIGPRLADDGRPALRSVA encoded by the coding sequence ATGGATGCGCGCAACGACATGCTGAGGCTCTTGAACAGCCGCAGAGAGGGTTTCTCACTCGAGCAGCCCTTCTACACCGACCCAGACTACTTCAAACTAGACATGGAGCTAATCTGGTATCGCGACTGGCTGTTCATCGGCCATGATTGCGAATTGCCGAAGCCCGGCAGCTTCATCACCGTACAGATCGGCGACTATCCGGTCGTGCTGGTGCGCGATCAGCAAGGCAAGATCAACGCCTTCCATAATTCCTGCCGCCATCGCGGCAGCCGCGTCTGCAACACCGACAAGGGCATGGCGGCCAAGCTAGTCTGTCCCTATCACCAGTGGACCTATGAACTGGATGGCCGCCTGCTGTTCGCCCGCCAGATGGCCGACGGTTTCGACAAGACCCAGTTCGGGCTGAAGCCGGTCGCCTGCGAAAGCGTGGCCGGCTATATCTTCATCTGCCTGGCAAAGGAGCCCGCCGACTTCGCGCCGATGCGGGCGATGATCGAACCCTACCTCAAGCCGCACCGCCTGAGCGAAGCAAAGATCGCCTTCGAGAGCACGATCGTCGAGAAGGGCAATTGGAAGCTGGTCTGGGAGAACAACCGCGAGTGCTACCATTGCGCCGGCAATCACCCGGAGCTGTGCAAGACCTTCCCGGAAGCCCCGACGGTGACCGGCGTGCAAGGCGCCGACAGCGACCCGGAGATGCTGGCGCATTGGGCCAAATGCGAGGCAGCCGGCCTGCCGAGCAAGTTCCGCATCGACCCGGCCGGACAATACCGCGCCACCCGCGCGCCGCTGCTGCGCGACGCGGTCAGCTACACGATGACCGGCAAGCGGGCGGTGAAGAAGAACCTCTCCGACAGCGTCTCGGCCGACCGCATCGGCACGTTGATGCACTATCACTACCCGACGACCTGGAACCATATCCTGATCGACCATGCCGTCACCTTCCGGGTGCTGCCGATCAGCGCGACGGAAACCGCGGTGACGACCAAATGGCTGGTTCACAAGGATGCCGTCGAGGGTGTCGATTACGATCTTGCCGAACTCACTCATGTCTGGACCGAGACCAACGACCAGGACCGCCGCATCGTCGAGGAAAACGCCTTCGGGATCCTGTCGCCGGCCTATGAACCCGGTCCCTATTCGGAGCTGCATGAGGGCGGCGTGATCCAGTTCGTCGACTGGTACGCGCGCTTCATCGGCCCGCGCCTTGCCGACGATGGCCGGCCGGCCCTGCGCAGCGTTGCTTGA
- a CDS encoding hybrid-cluster NAD(P)-dependent oxidoreductase — MTDLGLYRHLDQMAPWNDRLQVLEVIGVSDEAPDVKTFTFRSDNQTWFRYKPGQFVTLELPTSDGPLMRTYTLSSSPSRPFSIAVTVKAQAGSIGTRWMFDHLAPGSHVKAYGPAGDFSLHSHPAAKYLFISAGSGVTPMMSMLRWLNDCAPWTDVGFVNCARRAEEIIFRKELELLGGHMPGLSLGFMIEERSSREGWYGHMGRIDAIRLPLLAPDFREREIFCCGPDPFMRAVRGMLDAAGFDMTKYHQESFAAPAVEEIPAPFAAPSQDGVAVPVEAATPIRFALSDVDAECVAGQTVLQTARASGVRIPAACEFGLCGTCKVKKVSGAVEMSHNGGILDHEIDDGFILACCSKPLSALEIEA; from the coding sequence ATGACGGATCTTGGCCTCTATCGCCATCTTGACCAGATGGCGCCGTGGAACGACAGGCTGCAGGTGCTGGAAGTGATCGGCGTCAGCGACGAGGCGCCTGACGTCAAGACCTTCACCTTCCGCTCCGACAACCAGACCTGGTTCCGCTACAAGCCTGGCCAGTTCGTGACGCTGGAGCTGCCGACATCGGACGGGCCGCTGATGCGCACCTATACTCTGTCGTCCTCGCCGTCGCGGCCGTTCTCGATCGCGGTGACGGTGAAGGCGCAGGCCGGCAGCATCGGCACGCGCTGGATGTTCGATCACCTAGCGCCCGGCTCGCACGTCAAGGCCTATGGGCCGGCGGGCGACTTTTCGCTGCACAGCCATCCGGCGGCCAAATATCTGTTCATCTCGGCCGGTTCCGGCGTGACGCCGATGATGTCGATGCTGCGCTGGCTGAATGACTGCGCGCCATGGACCGATGTCGGCTTCGTCAACTGTGCGCGGCGCGCCGAAGAGATCATCTTCCGCAAGGAACTCGAACTGCTCGGCGGCCATATGCCTGGCCTGTCGCTCGGTTTCATGATCGAGGAGCGGTCGAGCCGCGAGGGCTGGTACGGCCATATGGGCCGCATCGACGCCATCCGGCTGCCGCTGCTGGCGCCTGATTTCCGCGAACGCGAAATCTTCTGCTGTGGTCCGGACCCCTTCATGCGCGCCGTGCGCGGCATGCTGGACGCCGCCGGCTTCGATATGACGAAATACCACCAGGAAAGCTTTGCCGCACCCGCGGTGGAGGAAATCCCGGCACCGTTCGCCGCACCGTCGCAGGACGGCGTGGCCGTTCCCGTCGAAGCCGCAACACCGATCCGCTTCGCGCTTTCGGATGTCGACGCGGAGTGCGTCGCCGGCCAGACCGTGCTGCAGACGGCGCGCGCCTCGGGCGTGCGGATCCCCGCGGCCTGCGAATTCGGGCTGTGCGGAACCTGCAAGGTGAAGAAAGTCTCCGGCGCCGTCGAGATGAGCCACAATGGCGGCATCCTCGATCACGAGATCGATGACGGCTTCATCCTCGCCTGCTGCTCGAAGCCGCTGTCAGCGCTCGAAATAGAGGCGTAA